The DNA region ggcggctagcatctttttctaaccaccgatatggagattgaccaattagcaacgccaatttcccttactttctgaacgaaggcttttctcgacgaatccgatgatctcgtgtccttagacacaccccattatagttttcctctgtggcatgatcgggacgggaaagacattctttcttgcggcctcattgatgaaaggagtaactctttacgaccagtgaatattacgcgtccgacttagattttgtgagtacgttcatctatcatcccgtcgaccgcggattcgttattgaacctaggatcattgtcattagtttctcgagcacctaactaccgtgGTTACTTGTCcagctctataataatcgtatttgcactagtcaatgtcttctccattgcataacgacaacgtgtaacccaaacgaagattcgtttcacgcccctaaccctaattctaatgtaaacccgacatatataataattctatattgaaaaaaatatgaaattaacatgatatatacattatgttacgaccgttcgcggagagacgtgatcgcgagatagcacgtcaacgagagttgtaaattctcgctacgatcatgttaatcgacgccgcgaaatagtcgttcccctgtttcgtttaggataacagaggtggtttaatgaatatagcactgtattaacactaataaattaacgtttatttcaataaCTTATTAActggaaagatataaatggaacaacaaaagaaatgtaactacgtaatgcgcgatataagatatgtattgactgtttggcttctcgaaacgttctgcccgcccttcgatttgttagttttttctggaaggcgacccccactacgttcggatcacgccacattcgtttacgccagataaaataacggccacgaatcgacgtttctggaggtcgctctgcttaatgaaccatgcgcttgccactacaatgtttgtttgccgggcagccgcgacgatccgtccgcgacattatagtgccgcgaccgacagttaagaatatgatctatggcaagccgcatggcgtaacacattactacataagttatatataaaatatgtatattatacccttgcctactgactgatatgaatttctttcggtctcgaatgcgttaaaaaagagcgcaaagaagtcgaaattacttattgtaattagtaaaacgacctgagaggcagacagatacaagaaagaaggaatattatattagcggcatttttgtagccattatatagggtttcgatcgcataattaatcagtatcaacttatcagtctttaacggaaggacaaaaagaagagcagacggcacacagaccgcaatcatgatcattttcaagtagaatctcaagctgccgtacatcttcgaaaacttcgttagtcgtaagggatcaaaggatgatgtccgcgctgcggaaaatagatgagaagcggctatttcaacaaccaccgtgtaagTACTGCaatagccagaagtatctgcaacagaaatcagaatacactcgttttcgcatggttggatcaatttcgcgtgggactaacctgattgaacctaacgcgggataattgctcaactcacgaccttaatcagcccgcttgattctctgtaaatgcttgaaattgacgcttggattctttccagattaactagctttgccctccCCCCCTCccgttatctattttcttagatcgacttaaactgccgcaacatattatctttcttcttttcttttcttttcttttcttttgatcttttaaagccctaaatcgctggctattatattttgtacactcaattactctgtaagtcataagtacatatgttttacaacgttatttgtcatatttcagttaaaccccagaaaagccagaaatatattttcagcatattttaacgcgcccctggcaaagatctcaaaaacgagttgcggcacaatttaaagcgacaaatagcatcgcgtgtctcgttgtggtaacacacggttcgccagtttttttttttttttgatatcggtgactgccatattctcttgagtttccaaatcgtaaagaatctttccccagggattggtcaactgtgtatgtccccatgcgacgtaacttgcttaaggaacacgagccggtgatatgcaggcaacgtataattgattatcattcgctctgaaacgctgaagtaatgaccagtgcagtggtccagtggtcatattgaatgccgctggatatatcagcatttggcaacctaacccagagaagcaggaaatatgaagccaccgaataccaattaacttcgtagttgcacggttcacattccatcatttctgaatatgcgaggacagtcctcttattgtgcttttaattcttttatttgtttcattttcagcaaatatactggttttttaaattaagcttctttttatacagagttacagattatattaattttatatagaatatatttaagaaagatatttaattttttgctagttaagtattgatcgattaagttactgtacctttgttccgataaatgcgtgccatttcctcgaatctaatatcatagcaaatgccaatacctattttgcagcccttcacatcgaacgtcgttagggagttaccaggactgagtgaatcactctctcgaaaagtaatcttattaggaatgtcgatgtcgaatagatgtacctaataacataaaaatgtagtcgctaattctattgctgcaacttttgtaatttaatatcaaagttaccaactcctaaactttaattattttttatttaataactgacagcgtttttatcactttcttttatttaaaaatcttatcatttaataatgtttaaaaaggagaaaaaataagtattttcgtatgtgaaaaatttatattacacattacaacaaaaatgagcgtttcccgtatcataacgtattttataaaccgtaaattatagaattggttatagtatacgtatgtacatatgtatattcctaaattgtgtatattcctaaatgtatattcctagatagagtcactttcttcaccccaatattttcaaattcaaagccataaaggaatatattacttacctttcggtgttttgctatcaaagttccatcgggaccccaaatagtacaggtattgtacaatttatcgccctctatttcaggcatcgtaccaccaactacatagatgttgttttctttagctgcgttcgatgaagcaacgctcgtttcaccatcaggaatactctcggcgtattttggaaagtactctgcattgcaatatttcaattaatgaaaaataactgtcttctgttccaaccataaattaaattgaaatgtttgtcagttttttattttctaaattatcaaaataactaagttttatatttcgacttaattaaatatgcaattacttagctaacagtatatataataaattgtttctacaggttcaaaatgaaaaatgaatatttagaaatatttaattacgacaatgctatttgtgttagcatcagtggcttgttactcaacgactttgctagtactttttgaaacataaagttagttttcaattaacacttatactagaggcggaattataaatgcaaaataattgataatactaatttataagtacctaattattagtatcttaaaaaatatatttatacaaaaatcacgataatcatgaaaatggggaaatcctatattctcgaatcaattcacaatttattttgtatattaattagattccgggctcatcagtacgtactcactggcgacatcgagaaaatgtatcggcagttcctcgtacgaccagaggatcggaaatatcaaaggatattatggcgcagcgcgagtggagaaacagaaacatatgagcttaacaccgtaatactcttatcatagaaatagaagcagtcctcaattcccgcccgctaacttctatctccaccgatccaaatgatctcctagccctcactcccggacatttcctcattggcgattcattaatgtgcttacgtgatccagatttcagggacattccatcgaaccgactctccaaatggcagcatatccaacagcttaaacaacatttttggaaccgctggcataaggagtatttgaacgagctaaccaaccgcaataaatggagcaagggtggacacagcatccaaaagggcacaatcgtcatcctcggagaggacaacgttccctccatgcattggcctctgggccgagttatcaaggttcatccaggcgccgatggtgtcatccggacagctacagttcagacggcaaagagcattttggatcggggcgtcaaaaggcttgtcccactgccaattcaacccgatctcgagaaacccgaacaactagccaccgagacgaaataagatgggaacttcaaccacacctcgctagtttgatcggtaccctctcaacgggggggagaatgttacgccatgcggcttaccataggtcatattcttaactatcgatcgcggcactataatgtcgcagacggatcgtcgcgtctgcccggcaaacaaacattgtagtggcaagcgcatggttcattaagcagggcgacttccagaaacgtcgactcgtggcccgtattttacctcgcagtaaaagaatgtggcgtgatccgaacgtagtgggggtcgccttccagaaaaaacgaaaaaaatcgaaaggcgttcagaacttttcgagaagtcgaaccgtctaCACATCTgatatgtcgcgcattacttatcaaccaaaacgcagttacatttttttttgttccatttatatctttctagttaataagttgttgaaataaacattaatttatttgtgttaattctgtggaatttcattgaactacccttattatcataatcgaaataaggggatcgatcagttcgtggcgtcgattatttaatcgtaacgggaacttacaactctcgttgacgtgctatctcgcgatcgcgtctctccgcgaacgatcgaaacgcctattttttaacgaacgacgtctcccactagagactttctctc from Bombus vancouverensis nearcticus unplaced genomic scaffold, iyBomVanc1_principal scaffold0062, whole genome shotgun sequence includes:
- the LOC143304892 gene encoding omega-amidase NIT2-A-like; protein product: MPEIEGDKLYNTCTIWGPDGTLIAKHRKVHLFDIDIPNKITFRESDSLSPGNSLTTFDVKGCKIGIGICYDIRFEEMARIYRNKGCQMLIYPAAFNMTTGPLHWSLLQRFRANDNQLYVACISPARVP